In Elaeis guineensis isolate ETL-2024a chromosome 1, EG11, whole genome shotgun sequence, a genomic segment contains:
- the LOC105039940 gene encoding uncharacterized protein isoform X2, with product MPSSRFEMSSSPPSSLGDFAIADEDDDAFLGLVEYARSMLFSEDDDSDAAAGGGGDPRAPPWSWVVSRILKTCVAYPSGVTSAILLSDLFQAWSEQHRYATSKKRLDCTIPLKKRQRRTRLPNTVTIDSVYEKTFLSPSSVLEAVVVDAFVLPGTDIYMLSLGDLWSSCTIDLYVHRREGSSKPGLLPTEYLVILLDEDQDEDAMLLGAQFCSDSFSSISLDAIRDGASYSFYARIESIGSLETSALIQRKQITLVDNDGIHIKFLLWGEQVRLANLFSIGSMLALDRPFIANFVENIHETREELCLEYGSATQIYLVPFIQHEEQVLLASTQMRSQGPRLLSALGQCQGSRLSQVTLPLNSQGLIDFSSYPFRTYVIDLHGKMSGISLYGVITKLTREDNASEVVFSVTIEDITGIIVAKLHFIKPWSLGKLGLGRTIYISGLTCSMTTGEQLQVSWFEKDEGAFLINISCLPALLNSSCLHKLSYLSNISNKINTTHICRVHLDQIEHHNVCSRKSHVACGRILNERSDELVECSFCCHSCNNEYVQSFLLKVTLVDESGKISAWCTGQTAAELLQISAGEFVALPEDEQAMYLYTLEHERYMVAIVNCKMCSDGTSAALDQENIPSWEIVRAQKCE from the exons ATGCCCTCCTCGCGCTTCGAGATGTcgtcctctcctccctcctcgCTCGGCGATTTCGCCATCGCCGATGAAGATGACGACGCCTTCCTAGGACTCGTCGAGTATGCCAGGTCCATGCTTTTCTCCGAGGACGACGACTCCGACGCCGCCGCTGGCGGCGGAGGAGACCCGCGGGCTCCACCCTGGAGCTGGGTCGTCTCCCGAATCCTCAAGACCTGCGTCGCCTACCCCAGCGGTGTCACGTCTGCGATCCTCCTCTCCGATCTCTTCCAG GCTTGGAGCGAGCAGCACAGGTATGCGACCTCAAAGAAGAGGCTGGACTGCACGATTCCGCTGAAAAAGAGGCAGAGGAGAACGAGGCTCCCTAACACTGTCACTATTGATTCGGTTTATGAGAAGACTTTCCTCTCTCCGAGTAGCGTTCTTGAAGCAGTTGTTGTCGATGCCTTCGTTCTTCCAG GTACAGACATATACATGCTTAGCTTGGGAGACTTGTGGAGCTCATGTACCATTGATTTATATGTGCACCGCAG GGAAGGATCTAGTAAACCTGGTCTTTTACCAACAGAATATCTGGTGATATTATTGGATGAG GATCAAGATGAAGATGCGATGTTGCTGGGTGCACAGTTTTGCTCagattctttttcatcaatatcACTTGATGCCATCAGAGATGGTGCTTCATATTCATTTTATGCGAG aaTTGAATCAATTGGTTCTTTGGAAACTTCTGCACTTATACAGAGAAAACAAATTACTCTTGTTGATAATGATGGCATCCACATAAAGTTTCTTTTATGGGGCGAGCAGGTTCGCCTTGCCAATCTCTTCAG TATCGGAAGTATGCTTGCATTGGATAGACCTTTCATTGCAAATTTTGTTGAAAACATTCATGAGACAAGAGAAGAATTATGTCTTGAATATGGTAGTGCTACACAAATATATCTGGTTCCCTTCATTCAACATGAGGAGCAG GTTCTTCTAGCATCCACACAAATGAGGAGTCAAGGACCAAGGTTGTTGAGTGCATTAGGTCAGTGTCAAGGATCGAGGCTTTCACAAGTAACATTACCCCTCAATTCACAAGGTTTAATTGACTTCAGTAGTTATCCATTCAGA ACATATGTGATTGATCTTCATGGCAAAATGAGCGGAATCAGCCTATATGGTGTTATTACGAAACTTACTAGAGAAGACAATGCTTCAGAAGTTGTGTTTTCTGTGACAATTGAAGATATAACAGGAATAATTGTGGCGAAGTTGCACTTTATCAAACCTTG GTCTTTAGGAAAGCTGGGACTTGGTCGCACCATATACATATCAGGCTTGACATGTTCCATGACTACAGGAGAACA GCTTCAAGTGTCATGGTTTGAGAAGGATGAAGGGGCATTTTTAATTAACATAAGCTGCTTGCCAGCTTTATTGAACTCATCATGCCTCCACAAGTTGTCTTATTTATCTAATATCTCCAATAAGATAAATACCACACAT ATATGTCGTGTTCATCTTGACCAAATTGAACATCATAATGTATGTTCAAGGAAATCTCATGTTGCTTGTGGGCGTATATTAAATGAGAGATCAGATGAGTTAGTTGAATGTAGCTTTTGCTGTCATAGCTGCAACAATGAGTATGTCCAGAGCTTTTTGTTGAAAGTCACGCTTGTAGATGAAAGCGGGAAGATTTCTGCATGGTGTACAGGTCAAACTGCTGCAGAGTTGCTGCAGATATCTGCCGGCGAATTTGTTGCGCTGCCTGAG GATGAACAAGCAATGTACCTTTATACCCTTGAGCATGAGAGATACATGGTTGCGATTGTAAATTGCAAGATGTGCAGTGATGGAACTTCTGCTGCTTTAGACCAAGAAAATATTCCATCCTGGGAGATTGTACGAGCTCAAAAATGTGAATGA
- the LOC105039940 gene encoding uncharacterized protein isoform X1, which yields MPSSRFEMSSSPPSSLGDFAIADEDDDAFLGLVEYARSMLFSEDDDSDAAAGGGGDPRAPPWSWVVSRILKTCVAYPSGVTSAILLSDLFQAWSEQHRYATSKKRLDCTIPLKKRQRRTRLPNTVTIDSVYEKTFLSPSSVLEAVVVDAFVLPGTDIYMLSLGDLWSSCTIDLYVHRRFYHLVDSHNGILKKGREVLLTGCCLRTAREGSSKPGLLPTEYLVILLDEDQDEDAMLLGAQFCSDSFSSISLDAIRDGASYSFYARIESIGSLETSALIQRKQITLVDNDGIHIKFLLWGEQVRLANLFSIGSMLALDRPFIANFVENIHETREELCLEYGSATQIYLVPFIQHEEQVLLASTQMRSQGPRLLSALGQCQGSRLSQVTLPLNSQGLIDFSSYPFRTYVIDLHGKMSGISLYGVITKLTREDNASEVVFSVTIEDITGIIVAKLHFIKPWSLGKLGLGRTIYISGLTCSMTTGEQLQVSWFEKDEGAFLINISCLPALLNSSCLHKLSYLSNISNKINTTHICRVHLDQIEHHNVCSRKSHVACGRILNERSDELVECSFCCHSCNNEYVQSFLLKVTLVDESGKISAWCTGQTAAELLQISAGEFVALPEDEQAMYLYTLEHERYMVAIVNCKMCSDGTSAALDQENIPSWEIVRAQKCE from the exons ATGCCCTCCTCGCGCTTCGAGATGTcgtcctctcctccctcctcgCTCGGCGATTTCGCCATCGCCGATGAAGATGACGACGCCTTCCTAGGACTCGTCGAGTATGCCAGGTCCATGCTTTTCTCCGAGGACGACGACTCCGACGCCGCCGCTGGCGGCGGAGGAGACCCGCGGGCTCCACCCTGGAGCTGGGTCGTCTCCCGAATCCTCAAGACCTGCGTCGCCTACCCCAGCGGTGTCACGTCTGCGATCCTCCTCTCCGATCTCTTCCAG GCTTGGAGCGAGCAGCACAGGTATGCGACCTCAAAGAAGAGGCTGGACTGCACGATTCCGCTGAAAAAGAGGCAGAGGAGAACGAGGCTCCCTAACACTGTCACTATTGATTCGGTTTATGAGAAGACTTTCCTCTCTCCGAGTAGCGTTCTTGAAGCAGTTGTTGTCGATGCCTTCGTTCTTCCAG GTACAGACATATACATGCTTAGCTTGGGAGACTTGTGGAGCTCATGTACCATTGATTTATATGTGCACCGCAG ATTCTATCATTTGGTGGACTCACATAATGGAATTCTGAAGAAAGGGCGTGAGGTCTTACTAACAGGATGTTGTCTTCGTACTGCCAGGGAAGGATCTAGTAAACCTGGTCTTTTACCAACAGAATATCTGGTGATATTATTGGATGAG GATCAAGATGAAGATGCGATGTTGCTGGGTGCACAGTTTTGCTCagattctttttcatcaatatcACTTGATGCCATCAGAGATGGTGCTTCATATTCATTTTATGCGAG aaTTGAATCAATTGGTTCTTTGGAAACTTCTGCACTTATACAGAGAAAACAAATTACTCTTGTTGATAATGATGGCATCCACATAAAGTTTCTTTTATGGGGCGAGCAGGTTCGCCTTGCCAATCTCTTCAG TATCGGAAGTATGCTTGCATTGGATAGACCTTTCATTGCAAATTTTGTTGAAAACATTCATGAGACAAGAGAAGAATTATGTCTTGAATATGGTAGTGCTACACAAATATATCTGGTTCCCTTCATTCAACATGAGGAGCAG GTTCTTCTAGCATCCACACAAATGAGGAGTCAAGGACCAAGGTTGTTGAGTGCATTAGGTCAGTGTCAAGGATCGAGGCTTTCACAAGTAACATTACCCCTCAATTCACAAGGTTTAATTGACTTCAGTAGTTATCCATTCAGA ACATATGTGATTGATCTTCATGGCAAAATGAGCGGAATCAGCCTATATGGTGTTATTACGAAACTTACTAGAGAAGACAATGCTTCAGAAGTTGTGTTTTCTGTGACAATTGAAGATATAACAGGAATAATTGTGGCGAAGTTGCACTTTATCAAACCTTG GTCTTTAGGAAAGCTGGGACTTGGTCGCACCATATACATATCAGGCTTGACATGTTCCATGACTACAGGAGAACA GCTTCAAGTGTCATGGTTTGAGAAGGATGAAGGGGCATTTTTAATTAACATAAGCTGCTTGCCAGCTTTATTGAACTCATCATGCCTCCACAAGTTGTCTTATTTATCTAATATCTCCAATAAGATAAATACCACACAT ATATGTCGTGTTCATCTTGACCAAATTGAACATCATAATGTATGTTCAAGGAAATCTCATGTTGCTTGTGGGCGTATATTAAATGAGAGATCAGATGAGTTAGTTGAATGTAGCTTTTGCTGTCATAGCTGCAACAATGAGTATGTCCAGAGCTTTTTGTTGAAAGTCACGCTTGTAGATGAAAGCGGGAAGATTTCTGCATGGTGTACAGGTCAAACTGCTGCAGAGTTGCTGCAGATATCTGCCGGCGAATTTGTTGCGCTGCCTGAG GATGAACAAGCAATGTACCTTTATACCCTTGAGCATGAGAGATACATGGTTGCGATTGTAAATTGCAAGATGTGCAGTGATGGAACTTCTGCTGCTTTAGACCAAGAAAATATTCCATCCTGGGAGATTGTACGAGCTCAAAAATGTGAATGA